One Clarias gariepinus isolate MV-2021 ecotype Netherlands chromosome 5, CGAR_prim_01v2, whole genome shotgun sequence genomic region harbors:
- the LOC128524466 gene encoding hemicentin-2-like yields the protein MSSGSLLIISPSLEDEGYFECIVSTEVGEERRVTEVTLQVPPSFEDDVTSVTAIKAESVVLPCYITGRPSAVYK from the exons ATGTCTTCAGGGTCTCTCCTCATCATTTCTCCGTCTCTGGAGGATGAAGGATATTTTGAGTGCATAGTGAGCACCGAGGTTGGAGAGGAGCGAAGGGTCACCGAGGTCACGCTTCAAG TTCCTCCGTCCTTTGAGGATGATGTCACCAGTGTGACGGCCATTAAGGCGGAATCAGTGGTTTTGCCGTGTTACATCACAGGACGTCCATCAGCTGt atataagtga